One window of the Acinetobacter equi genome contains the following:
- the metG gene encoding methionine--tRNA ligase, with the protein MRNILVTNALPYANGPIHMGHLLGYIQADIWVRAMRAMGHQVTYVCADDAHGTAIMLRAEANGISPEAQIANVQKEHMRDFDGFGVHFDHYDSTNSDANKARSQEIYIKNREAGNIAVRPVTQLFDPEKGMFLSDRFIKGTCPKCKAEDQYGDSCEVCGTTYNATELLNPKSTLSGAAPVEKSSDHYFFKLPNFAEYLQKWTRDEGRLPVSIANKLDEWFDAGLADWDISRDAPYFGFEIPDAPNKYFYVWVDAPIGYMSSFENYIKTKRPDLNFDDYWKKDSKNEVYHFIGKDIVYFHALFWPAMLEGANYRTPSGLFVNGFLTVNGQKMSKSRGTFIKAETYLDHLNPEYLRYYFASKLSDKVEDSDLNLDDFVQKVNSDLVGKVVNIASRCAKFINTKFDNKLSATCAEPELVQSFIDAGDSIAKAYEAREFSTAIREIMALADKANQYIDEKKPWALAKIEGEEQQVHDVCSVGINLFRQLAIYLAPVLPTLAAQVQDFLKLASFDFASRTEVLVGHEIALFQPLMQRVDPKAVAAMVDASKDSLAAPAEAPKAEKKKEKAKEKKAEPKVGEAEIIGIEDFMKVDLRVAEVLEAATVEGSDKLLQLTLNVGEAEPRNVFSGIREFYQPEDLKGKLVVMVANLAPRKMRFGISNGMVLAAGNGDGVWVISPESGAKPGDKVS; encoded by the coding sequence GTGCGTAATATTTTAGTCACCAATGCCCTTCCTTACGCCAATGGCCCGATCCATATGGGTCATTTACTTGGTTATATCCAAGCTGATATTTGGGTTCGTGCCATGCGTGCAATGGGTCATCAAGTGACTTATGTATGTGCAGATGATGCTCATGGTACAGCGATTATGCTTCGTGCTGAAGCAAATGGCATTTCACCAGAAGCACAAATTGCCAATGTTCAGAAAGAGCATATGCGTGATTTTGATGGCTTTGGTGTTCATTTCGATCATTATGATTCAACCAATAGCGATGCGAATAAAGCACGTTCACAAGAAATTTATATTAAAAACCGTGAAGCAGGCAATATTGCTGTTCGTCCAGTAACACAATTATTTGACCCTGAAAAAGGCATGTTCTTGTCTGATCGTTTCATTAAAGGCACATGCCCAAAATGTAAAGCTGAAGATCAGTATGGCGATTCATGTGAAGTTTGCGGTACAACTTATAATGCAACTGAACTTTTAAATCCAAAATCTACTTTAAGTGGTGCTGCACCTGTAGAAAAGTCTTCAGATCACTACTTCTTTAAACTGCCAAATTTTGCAGAATACTTACAAAAATGGACACGTGACGAAGGTCGCCTGCCTGTTTCAATTGCCAACAAACTTGATGAATGGTTTGATGCTGGCTTAGCAGATTGGGATATTTCACGTGATGCACCATATTTTGGTTTTGAAATTCCAGATGCACCAAACAAATATTTCTATGTTTGGGTAGATGCGCCTATTGGTTATATGTCTAGTTTTGAAAACTACATTAAAACTAAACGTCCAGATTTAAACTTTGATGATTATTGGAAAAAAGATTCTAAAAATGAGGTTTATCACTTCATTGGTAAAGACATCGTGTATTTCCATGCATTATTTTGGCCTGCAATGCTTGAAGGTGCAAACTACCGTACTCCAAGTGGTTTATTCGTAAATGGTTTCTTGACTGTCAATGGTCAAAAAATGTCTAAATCACGTGGTACATTCATTAAAGCTGAAACTTATTTAGACCACTTAAATCCTGAATATTTACGTTACTACTTTGCATCTAAACTTTCTGACAAAGTTGAAGATTCTGACTTAAACCTTGATGATTTCGTTCAAAAAGTGAATTCTGACTTGGTGGGTAAAGTCGTAAATATTGCAAGTCGTTGTGCAAAATTCATTAACACGAAATTTGACAATAAATTGTCTGCAACATGTGCAGAGCCTGAATTGGTTCAAAGCTTTATTGATGCGGGTGATTCTATTGCTAAAGCATACGAAGCACGTGAATTCTCTACAGCAATTCGTGAGATTATGGCGCTTGCAGACAAAGCGAATCAGTATATTGATGAGAAAAAGCCTTGGGCACTTGCAAAAATTGAAGGTGAAGAACAACAAGTTCATGACGTGTGTTCTGTGGGTATTAACTTATTCCGTCAATTGGCAATTTACCTAGCACCTGTTCTTCCAACTTTGGCTGCTCAAGTTCAAGACTTCTTAAAACTTGCTTCTTTCGACTTTGCTTCACGTACTGAAGTTTTAGTTGGTCATGAAATTGCATTGTTCCAACCACTTATGCAACGTGTTGACCCTAAAGCTGTAGCTGCAATGGTGGATGCTTCTAAAGATTCTTTAGCTGCTCCTGCTGAAGCACCAAAAGCTGAAAAGAAAAAAGAAAAAGCCAAAGAGAAAAAAGCTGAACCAAAAGTAGGTGAAGCTGAAATCATTGGTATTGAAGACTTTATGAAAGTTGACCTACGTGTGGCAGAAGTTTTAGAAGCTGCTACAGTTGAAGGTTCTGACAAACTTCTTCAATTGACTTTAAATGTAGGTGAAGCTGAACCACGTAATGTATTTAGTGGTATTCGTGAGTTTTACCAACCTGAAGACTTAAAAGGCAAATTGGTGGTAATGGTTGCGAATCTTGCACCACGTAAGATGCGTTTTGGTATTTCAAACGGTATGGTTTTAGCTGCGGGTAATGGCGATGGTGTTTGGGTAATTTCACCTGAATCTGGCGCTAAACCGGGTGATAAAGTGTCTTAA
- a CDS encoding lytic polysaccharide monooxygenase, with the protein MNRNYFLILGIIAAYFPTFASAHGYVQKPESRAYACQVYKNSKCGDVQYEPQSIEGPNGFPQFGPVDGTIPSAGISRFSQLNQQSPTRWMKNIMPTGVNNFTWYHTAPHVTKGYRYFITKQGWNPSLPLARTSFELSPFCTVDGKFQTPPKQVSHQCSIPKNRSGYHVILAIWDIGDTSNSFYQVIDAQIGSGTPTQPVDPEKPPVITATWNQVGTINPVEDLKPNERARTRVFDKNGENKNLETVLVIKTKEQGQRNEWPKLLAQKINNEHTSLKAGVKNSSNQIIPAPGINIIYGHKDSNILQVEVAIDKIPAQPGSYDYVYPNNISQYKAGTKVLASDKQVYQCKPHPFSGWCTISSHHYVPGTGSNWEDAWILLK; encoded by the coding sequence ATGAATAGAAATTATTTTTTAATACTAGGTATTATTGCTGCCTATTTTCCCACATTTGCATCTGCACATGGATATGTCCAAAAGCCAGAATCGCGAGCATATGCTTGTCAAGTATATAAAAATAGTAAATGTGGTGATGTTCAATATGAACCTCAAAGTATTGAAGGGCCAAATGGCTTTCCTCAATTTGGTCCAGTAGATGGAACAATTCCAAGCGCAGGTATCTCTCGCTTTTCTCAATTAAATCAGCAGTCTCCAACACGTTGGATGAAAAACATCATGCCAACAGGAGTAAATAACTTTACTTGGTATCATACAGCTCCACATGTTACAAAAGGCTATCGATACTTCATCACTAAACAAGGATGGAATCCTTCTTTACCACTAGCTAGAACTTCTTTTGAACTCTCACCTTTTTGTACTGTAGATGGAAAATTTCAAACACCACCAAAACAAGTTTCACATCAATGTTCTATCCCTAAAAATAGAAGTGGTTATCATGTGATTCTTGCTATTTGGGATATTGGCGATACATCTAACTCATTCTATCAAGTCATTGATGCTCAAATTGGATCAGGCACACCAACACAACCTGTCGATCCTGAAAAACCACCAGTTATAACAGCAACATGGAATCAAGTTGGAACAATTAATCCTGTTGAGGACTTAAAACCTAATGAGCGAGCTAGAACGCGTGTATTTGACAAAAATGGAGAAAACAAAAATTTAGAAACTGTACTCGTAATTAAAACAAAAGAACAAGGTCAGCGTAATGAATGGCCAAAATTATTAGCTCAAAAAATTAATAATGAACATACATCCTTAAAAGCAGGTGTAAAAAACTCATCAAACCAAATTATTCCAGCTCCAGGTATAAACATTATTTATGGACATAAAGACAGTAATATTTTACAAGTAGAAGTTGCTATAGATAAAATTCCAGCACAACCGGGTTCATATGATTATGTTTATCCAAATAATATTAGCCAATATAAAGCAGGAACTAAGGTATTAGCATCAGATAAACAAGTTTATCAGTGTAAACCTCATCCATTTAGTGGATGGTGTACTATTTCTTCTCACCATTATGTTCCTGGAACAGGTTCAAACTGGGAAGATGCTTGGATTCTATTAAAGTAA
- a CDS encoding lytic polysaccharide monooxygenase, producing MKNNSTLKPYIMTLGMLTSMFSSTQLFAHGYMLQPESRAYACKLQTNYQCGSIIWEPQSLEGTNNFPQSGPANGKIASAGLAQFSELNSQSQTRWVKRRMPTGENNFTWQFTAPHVTKGWRYFITKPNWNPNAPLTRQSFELRPFCTVDGLYQRPQSRVTHRCSIPSDHKGYHVILAVWDIGDTTNSFYNVIDVHLGEGFPALPTPPKPPVSTQHESHWKNIGEINPVDDLQPNDRVKLRVFEKNGENLNLQTQLTIQSAHQRQKQYWTHALAQKINQEHNALRARTKNHHGNIQPALGKNNVYITPHSTIVRTEVTIERANSATRENSSVSSSAYQYVYPQNIQRYKAGTKVLGSDGQLYQCKPYPYSGWCGISSHHYVPGTGSNWRDAWNRIN from the coding sequence ATGAAAAATAATAGCACTTTAAAACCCTATATCATGACTCTTGGCATGCTTACATCAATGTTTTCCTCTACTCAGCTATTTGCACATGGTTATATGTTGCAACCTGAATCTAGAGCTTATGCATGTAAACTCCAAACCAACTACCAATGTGGTAGCATTATTTGGGAGCCACAAAGTTTAGAAGGAACAAATAACTTTCCACAGTCAGGACCTGCCAATGGAAAAATTGCCAGTGCAGGACTTGCTCAGTTTTCAGAACTCAATAGCCAATCACAAACACGTTGGGTTAAAAGACGTATGCCGACAGGTGAAAATAATTTCACATGGCAATTTACAGCCCCTCACGTCACTAAAGGTTGGCGCTATTTTATTACTAAACCCAATTGGAACCCAAATGCTCCTTTAACTCGTCAATCTTTTGAATTACGTCCATTTTGTACTGTTGATGGCTTATATCAACGACCGCAAAGCCGTGTCACCCATCGTTGTTCAATTCCATCAGACCATAAAGGCTATCATGTTATTTTAGCAGTTTGGGATATTGGCGATACAACCAATTCATTCTATAACGTGATTGATGTTCATCTTGGTGAAGGCTTCCCTGCTTTACCAACACCTCCAAAACCACCTGTTTCAACACAACATGAATCTCATTGGAAAAATATTGGAGAAATTAATCCAGTAGATGACTTACAACCAAATGATCGTGTCAAATTGCGCGTATTTGAGAAAAATGGCGAGAATCTTAATTTACAGACCCAATTAACGATTCAATCTGCACATCAAAGGCAAAAACAATATTGGACACATGCTTTGGCTCAGAAAATCAATCAAGAGCACAATGCACTTCGTGCTAGAACGAAAAATCATCATGGTAATATCCAGCCAGCTCTAGGGAAAAATAATGTTTATATTACCCCCCACAGTACGATTGTTCGTACAGAAGTGACCATTGAACGGGCTAATTCTGCTACAAGAGAAAATTCTTCTGTATCATCATCTGCTTATCAATATGTTTATCCTCAAAATATTCAACGCTATAAAGCAGGTACAAAAGTTTTAGGAAGTGATGGACAGTTATACCAATGCAAACCTTATCCATATAGTGGATGGTGTGGTATTTCTTCTCATCATTATGTTCCAGGGACAGGATCAAACTGGCGAGATGCTTGGAATCGGATAAATTAA
- a CDS encoding DUF6500 family protein: protein MNPIFREKIIRICNEKIEKKGENVGLSFYAFFSNKNTDPDLLMQMAKWWIKTHQLDHFEKAIKIRQLILDNK from the coding sequence ATGAATCCCATCTTTAGAGAAAAAATAATTAGAATTTGCAATGAAAAAATTGAAAAGAAAGGCGAAAATGTAGGACTTTCCTTTTATGCCTTTTTTTCCAATAAAAATACTGATCCAGATTTACTGATGCAAATGGCAAAGTGGTGGATTAAAACCCACCAACTCGATCACTTTGAAAAAGCCATTAAAATTCGACAACTGATTCTTGATAATAAATAA
- the apbC gene encoding iron-sulfur cluster carrier protein ApbC, protein MSWLSSLKSVFSPSKEVNEEEIQKVLQAYILPNSANALKDRITQINVQGQILQITINTFPSEADDLQKIHDDLADALEKCGITELNMHVIQQKTAHKKEGGCGHHHKEGESCSSQEKEEKSKLPPVVDASAEVTQKAVEEVDPNNPPIAKAAPQQRDVPKHPRIQNVILVSSGKGGVGKSTTTVNLALALQALGLKVGVLDADIYGPSIPTMLGNAGRTPMIESENFVPLEAYGMAVLSIGHLTGDNNTPVAWRGPKATGALMQLFNQTLWPDLDVLMIDMPPGTGDIQLTLAQRIPVTGAVIVTTPQNVALLDATKGIELFNRVQIPVMGVVENMSTHICSNCGFEEQIFGTGGGDKLAEQYDIPLLGRLPLNVKIRENADAGKPSVIAGDDAAESYMVIAQKIANRLPKEEKDKSRIF, encoded by the coding sequence ATGTCGTGGCTTTCTTCTCTTAAATCCGTCTTTTCACCCTCTAAAGAAGTCAATGAAGAAGAAATCCAAAAAGTATTGCAGGCATATATTTTGCCAAATTCTGCCAATGCTTTAAAAGATCGTATTACTCAGATTAATGTGCAGGGGCAAATTTTACAAATCACAATTAATACTTTTCCATCTGAAGCTGATGATTTGCAAAAAATTCATGATGATTTAGCAGATGCCTTAGAAAAATGTGGTATTACTGAATTGAATATGCATGTGATTCAGCAAAAAACAGCACATAAAAAAGAAGGTGGCTGTGGTCATCATCATAAAGAAGGTGAAAGTTGTTCAAGCCAAGAAAAAGAAGAAAAATCAAAATTACCACCAGTTGTGGATGCTTCGGCAGAAGTAACACAAAAAGCTGTGGAAGAAGTCGATCCAAATAATCCTCCTATAGCAAAAGCAGCACCTCAACAGCGTGATGTGCCAAAGCATCCACGTATTCAAAATGTTATTTTGGTTTCTTCAGGGAAAGGCGGTGTAGGTAAATCGACCACAACTGTAAATTTAGCTTTGGCTTTACAAGCTTTAGGTTTAAAAGTTGGTGTGTTAGATGCAGATATTTACGGACCAAGTATTCCAACAATGTTGGGAAATGCAGGTCGTACACCCATGATTGAATCGGAAAATTTTGTTCCTCTTGAAGCATATGGAATGGCAGTTTTATCTATTGGACATTTAACGGGTGATAATAATACGCCAGTTGCTTGGCGTGGTCCAAAAGCAACGGGTGCATTGATGCAACTGTTTAATCAAACACTTTGGCCTGATTTAGATGTACTAATGATTGATATGCCACCAGGTACAGGTGATATTCAATTGACTTTGGCACAGCGTATTCCTGTGACAGGCGCAGTTATTGTGACAACTCCTCAAAATGTAGCATTGCTTGATGCAACGAAAGGCATTGAGTTGTTTAATCGTGTGCAAATTCCAGTAATGGGTGTTGTTGAAAATATGTCGACTCATATTTGTTCAAACTGTGGATTTGAGGAACAAATTTTTGGTACAGGTGGTGGTGATAAACTTGCTGAACAATACGATATTCCACTTTTAGGGCGTTTGCCTCTAAATGTGAAAATTCGTGAAAATGCAGATGCTGGTAAACCATCTGTAATTGCAGGTGATGATGCGGCTGAAAGTTATATGGTAATTGCACAAAAAATTGCGAATAGACTGCCAAAAGAAGAAAAAGATAAGTCTCGTATTTTTTAA
- a CDS encoding TRAP transporter permease, producing MTTTDQKVVIEQLDEKEQQAILEKFDRESVTRQPVNKSVKWFIATIAIFYSLFHLFITFNPLPELIQRSAHVAIGLALVFLLYPARSSTSRQTISWSDWILASASLSSFLYLWIEYQDIVTTRGGIPNTLDIAFSIMTVILVIEGARRVMGWMLPILGMIFLAYPFISHFDWMPDRLLTRPFTVSDIFGQMYLKTEGLYSSAIGASVTFIFLFILFGAFLAKSGMGKLFNDLAMALAGHKQGGPAKVAVISSGFMGSINGTAVANVVGTGSFTIPLMKKIGYHKNFAGAVEASASVGGQILPPVMGASAFIMAETTGVSYGTIALAATLPALLYYLGVMAQVHFRAGRDNLKGVPKSDLPKVKEVLKERGHLLIPIIALVFFLFQSIPVSYAAVYTILLTIVVAAFKKTTRMGLKEILEALEDGAKQSLSVMAACALVGIIIGVVSLTSFGSVMTSSIMSIGAGSLFLTLFFTMIASMILGMGLPSIPAYIITATMAAPALANFDIPTLVAHMFVFYFGLFANITPPVALAAFAGAGIAGGDPMRTGFQALKLSLAGFIVPFLFVYNPAMLMIDTANVAVNAREFAFPAWTTIISICVTSIIGILALGAAVEGYFKTALPWFWRLFLGAGALCMIIPETITDIIGIFMVIIAISINIINAKKQNPKIELTI from the coding sequence ATGACCACCACAGATCAAAAAGTTGTCATTGAACAATTAGATGAAAAAGAACAGCAAGCAATTTTAGAAAAGTTTGATCGTGAATCTGTGACACGACAGCCAGTAAATAAATCAGTTAAATGGTTTATTGCTACAATTGCTATTTTTTACTCTTTATTTCATTTATTTATTACGTTTAATCCCTTGCCAGAATTGATTCAACGTTCTGCCCATGTTGCAATTGGCTTGGCATTAGTTTTTCTACTTTATCCAGCAAGAAGTTCGACTTCAAGACAAACCATTTCTTGGTCAGATTGGATCTTAGCTTCCGCATCATTGTCTTCATTTTTATATCTTTGGATTGAATATCAAGATATTGTCACGACTCGTGGCGGTATCCCCAATACGCTTGATATTGCCTTTTCTATTATGACGGTCATTTTAGTGATTGAAGGTGCACGACGTGTTATGGGGTGGATGCTCCCAATTTTAGGAATGATCTTTTTAGCCTATCCATTTATTAGTCATTTTGATTGGATGCCTGATCGCTTATTAACACGCCCATTTACAGTCAGCGATATTTTTGGTCAAATGTATTTAAAAACTGAAGGGTTATATTCTTCAGCAATAGGTGCCTCTGTTACTTTTATTTTCTTATTTATTTTATTTGGTGCCTTCTTAGCAAAATCTGGTATGGGGAAACTCTTTAATGATTTAGCAATGGCATTAGCTGGACATAAGCAAGGTGGTCCTGCAAAAGTTGCTGTAATTTCAAGTGGTTTTATGGGTAGTATCAATGGCACAGCTGTCGCCAATGTCGTTGGTACCGGTTCATTTACCATTCCCCTTATGAAAAAAATTGGTTATCACAAAAATTTTGCTGGTGCAGTTGAAGCAAGCGCATCTGTTGGCGGACAAATTCTACCTCCTGTTATGGGTGCAAGTGCTTTTATCATGGCTGAAACAACTGGTGTAAGCTACGGTACAATTGCACTTGCTGCAACATTACCTGCATTACTATATTACTTAGGTGTAATGGCACAAGTTCACTTTCGTGCAGGTCGAGACAACCTAAAAGGTGTCCCAAAATCAGACCTACCAAAAGTTAAAGAAGTTTTAAAGGAACGTGGACACTTACTCATTCCCATTATTGCACTGGTATTTTTCTTATTTCAGTCTATTCCTGTCAGTTACGCAGCGGTTTATACCATTTTATTAACAATTGTTGTTGCAGCGTTTAAGAAAACGACTCGTATGGGCTTAAAAGAAATTTTAGAAGCCTTAGAAGATGGTGCTAAGCAATCATTATCCGTCATGGCAGCCTGTGCTTTAGTGGGTATTATTATTGGTGTTGTGAGCTTAACAAGTTTTGGTTCAGTCATGACCTCTTCTATTATGAGTATTGGCGCAGGCAGCTTATTTTTAACACTCTTTTTTACCATGATTGCCTCAATGATTTTAGGCATGGGCTTACCTTCAATTCCGGCATATATCATCACAGCAACAATGGCTGCTCCAGCATTAGCAAACTTTGACATTCCAACACTTGTTGCACATATGTTTGTATTTTATTTTGGATTATTTGCCAACATCACCCCTCCTGTCGCCTTAGCCGCCTTTGCTGGTGCTGGTATTGCAGGTGGAGATCCAATGCGTACAGGCTTTCAGGCACTCAAACTTTCACTTGCAGGCTTTATCGTTCCATTCTTATTTGTCTACAACCCCGCAATGTTAATGATTGATACTGCAAATGTTGCCGTTAATGCACGTGAATTTGCATTCCCTGCATGGACAACAATTATCAGTATTTGTGTAACATCTATTATTGGTATTCTCGCATTAGGTGCAGCTGTTGAAGGTTACTTTAAAACAGCCTTACCTTGGTTCTGGAGACTATTTTTAGGTGCGGGTGCACTATGTATGATTATTCCTGAAACGATTACAGATATTATTGGTATTTTTATGGTTATTATTGCTATATCTATTAATATCATAAATGCTAAAAAGCAAAATCCCAAAATAGAACTTACCATTTAA
- a CDS encoding DUF1850 domain-containing protein — protein sequence MIKHKSVVITTLLFGLCFGLTFLLPVSYTQVQVNQNICKIPSQSFDLQWKHSVEKTNWLEHYQIKNNNFVLQYTDFISFGAGTPISNLIIFQKDGWIRMEVNQMLKEINWTISKNMQGVIKFNHQEWRIYEDYPNYSLINISIQQQPFWTVLWLGECL from the coding sequence ATGATAAAACATAAAAGTGTAGTTATCACTACACTTTTATTTGGTCTATGTTTTGGTCTTACTTTTCTTCTTCCTGTATCTTACACGCAGGTACAAGTCAATCAGAATATTTGCAAGATTCCATCTCAATCTTTTGATTTACAATGGAAACATTCTGTTGAAAAAACAAATTGGCTAGAACATTATCAAATAAAAAATAATAATTTTGTACTTCAGTACACGGACTTTATTTCTTTTGGTGCAGGTACACCAATAAGTAATCTTATAATTTTTCAAAAAGATGGTTGGATTCGTATGGAAGTGAATCAAATGTTAAAAGAGATTAATTGGACAATTTCTAAAAATATGCAAGGTGTAATTAAATTTAATCACCAAGAATGGCGTATTTATGAAGATTATCCTAACTATAGCCTCATCAATATTTCTATTCAGCAACAACCATTTTGGACGGTATTGTGGTTGGGAGAATGCTTATGA
- a CDS encoding TAXI family TRAP transporter solute-binding subunit — protein MTKFLTLSILCLSISGMYACSNDNKTVQNKEPATSTSAPDKLSSKFVSIATGGASGPYNVIGTSLAEIYNKTYGVNSKTQTTGASVENLNLLKQNKVEMAFVMSDSLTDALKGTGVFNNGKVENVQQIAALYPNYVQIVASKKSGIKNIEDLKGKRIAVGAQNSGVEVNARTLLNGFGITYDDVKVDYLGYAEAADALKGGKIDAAFLTSGIPNSSLMELQQGFDLQLVAINSEKIKDIAKDQSYFLALTIPKGTYGNTEDIPTAAIMNALVVKSDLSDDDVYKLTKTFFDSLKTLANSHQAATEITLENAQNGLVAPLHPGAKRYYDEVAKK, from the coding sequence ATGACAAAATTTTTAACCTTATCAATTTTATGCTTATCAATATCAGGTATGTATGCATGCTCAAATGACAATAAAACGGTACAAAATAAAGAACCAGCAACATCCACATCAGCTCCAGATAAGCTTTCAAGCAAATTTGTTAGTATTGCAACAGGTGGTGCCTCAGGCCCATACAATGTAATTGGAACAAGCTTGGCTGAAATTTATAATAAAACTTATGGGGTTAATTCTAAAACCCAAACAACAGGTGCTTCTGTAGAAAATCTAAACTTACTTAAGCAAAATAAAGTTGAAATGGCTTTTGTCATGAGTGACAGTCTGACCGATGCATTAAAAGGTACTGGCGTTTTTAATAATGGTAAAGTCGAAAATGTTCAGCAAATTGCTGCACTTTATCCAAACTATGTACAAATTGTCGCATCAAAAAAATCGGGTATTAAAAATATTGAAGATTTGAAAGGAAAACGTATTGCTGTTGGTGCTCAAAATTCAGGCGTAGAAGTAAATGCCCGCACATTATTAAATGGATTTGGCATTACATATGATGACGTAAAAGTTGATTATCTAGGATATGCAGAAGCAGCAGATGCATTAAAAGGTGGAAAAATTGATGCAGCATTTTTAACCAGCGGTATTCCAAACTCATCTTTAATGGAACTACAACAAGGTTTTGATTTACAACTCGTTGCTATCAATTCGGAAAAAATTAAAGATATTGCTAAAGATCAATCTTATTTTCTAGCCCTGACTATTCCTAAAGGAACCTATGGAAATACAGAAGATATCCCAACAGCTGCCATTATGAATGCTTTAGTTGTTAAGTCCGACCTCTCTGATGATGATGTTTACAAACTAACTAAAACATTCTTCGACAGCCTAAAAACATTAGCCAATTCACATCAAGCAGCGACTGAAATTACTTTAGAAAACGCTCAGAATGGTTTAGTTGCACCGCTACATCCTGGTGCTAAACGCTATTACGATGAAGTAGCGAAAAAATAA
- a CDS encoding LysE family translocator, translating to MISLLFIGLVISILLTPGPTNTLLASSGIQVGIRKSFRLIPSEAFGYMIAISIWGFLIGKVSAQFPLLPTILKLFSASYIVFLAIKLWRTADVDVSFNQPTIRARELFIATLLNPKALLFASAIFPAIVWKNMNYYVSHMLIFLFLLIPIAFLWTCIGSYLASNKIRWLNQSNLQKTASIILLSFSVPLSYSALLSF from the coding sequence ATGATTTCATTATTATTTATTGGCTTGGTTATTTCTATTTTATTAACACCTGGTCCAACAAATACATTATTAGCCTCTTCAGGGATTCAGGTTGGGATTCGAAAATCATTTCGTTTAATCCCTTCTGAAGCATTTGGTTACATGATTGCAATCTCTATTTGGGGATTTTTGATTGGCAAAGTATCTGCACAATTTCCACTATTACCCACAATTTTAAAATTATTTAGTGCCAGTTATATTGTTTTTTTAGCGATTAAACTTTGGCGTACTGCAGATGTTGACGTGAGTTTTAATCAACCTACAATTCGTGCTCGTGAATTATTCATTGCAACATTATTGAATCCAAAAGCATTGTTATTTGCTTCTGCTATTTTTCCAGCAATTGTATGGAAAAATATGAATTATTATGTCAGTCATATGTTGATATTCTTATTTTTACTTATTCCAATTGCTTTTTTATGGACGTGTATTGGTTCATATTTAGCTTCAAATAAGATTCGTTGGTTAAATCAGTCTAATTTGCAAAAAACAGCTTCCATTATTTTATTAAGCTTTTCAGTACCTTTAAGCTACTCTGCTTTATTAAGTTTTTAA
- the dcd gene encoding dCTP deaminase yields the protein MAIKSDRWIREMSEKHGMIEPYAENQVRLDENGQKLISYGVSSYGYDVRCAREFKVFTNVHSAIVDPKNFDEKCFVDIEADVCIIPPNSFALARTVEYFRIPRNVLTVCLGKSTYARCGIIVNVTPLEPEWEGHVTLEFSNTTNLPAYIYAGEGVAQMLFFESDEVCETSYKDRGGKYQGQQGVTLPKA from the coding sequence ATGGCAATTAAGTCTGATCGTTGGATTCGTGAAATGAGCGAAAAGCACGGTATGATTGAACCGTATGCAGAGAACCAAGTTCGTTTAGATGAAAATGGTCAAAAACTCATTTCTTATGGCGTATCAAGTTACGGTTATGATGTGCGTTGTGCACGTGAGTTTAAAGTATTTACAAATGTTCATTCAGCAATTGTAGATCCGAAAAACTTTGATGAAAAATGTTTTGTCGATATTGAAGCTGACGTTTGTATTATTCCACCAAACTCATTTGCTTTAGCTCGTACAGTTGAATATTTCCGTATTCCACGTAATGTATTGACAGTATGCTTAGGTAAATCAACTTATGCACGTTGCGGTATTATTGTAAACGTTACTCCGCTTGAGCCAGAGTGGGAAGGTCACGTGACTTTAGAATTTTCAAATACAACAAATTTACCAGCATATATTTATGCAGGTGAGGGTGTTGCTCAGATGTTATTCTTCGAATCTGATGAAGTATGTGAAACATCTTATAAAGATCGTGGTGGTAAATACCAAGGTCAACAAGGTGTTACACTTCCGAAAGCTTAA